In the Deinococcus proteolyticus MRP genome, one interval contains:
- a CDS encoding AcrVA2 family anti-CRISPR protein — MPDTARRLQQLLKHYGTIYPQAWKQAETLHRTRQGEWPDYCYLPMTLTHSTVLGTYRQAARQPGFQTGLPEHALQLVMAQDTAVLSALTAWRLGQGIYRFDPELLRELWETPAEGSIPAELLTRLPEYCLYIEAPPEASVYGKPLIGFFAHLEYDLQDRHPELRLLLDTGETALLSYPVHLGGTLADNFVHMVSAAGMAQPPGGLANTAEQMAQLLAPMVSCLLYLCSETAEYRTQPPSRPSGKKMYRPVDGPKVWNVGERMGAALRQARAAADTGPSTGTAGSTGSHASPRGHLRRAHWHTFLRGPRNGQQERVLRWLPPIPVRLDLDSEQPAVIHRVKP; from the coding sequence ATGCCCGACACCGCACGGAGACTCCAGCAGCTGCTGAAGCACTACGGCACCATCTACCCGCAGGCCTGGAAGCAGGCGGAAACGCTGCACCGCACCCGGCAGGGCGAGTGGCCGGACTACTGCTACCTGCCGATGACCCTCACGCACAGCACCGTCCTTGGCACCTACCGGCAAGCAGCACGCCAGCCCGGCTTCCAAACTGGCCTGCCAGAACACGCACTCCAGCTGGTTATGGCGCAGGACACCGCAGTCCTCAGCGCCCTGACCGCGTGGCGGCTCGGTCAGGGAATCTACCGCTTCGACCCCGAACTGCTGCGCGAGCTGTGGGAAACCCCGGCCGAAGGCAGTATTCCGGCCGAACTGCTCACCCGGTTGCCGGAATACTGCCTCTACATCGAAGCGCCGCCAGAAGCGTCGGTCTACGGCAAACCCCTGATCGGCTTTTTCGCGCATCTGGAGTATGACCTGCAGGACCGGCACCCCGAGCTGCGGCTGCTGCTCGACACCGGCGAAACAGCACTCCTGAGCTATCCCGTCCACCTTGGCGGCACCCTGGCCGACAACTTCGTCCATATGGTCAGCGCTGCAGGAATGGCGCAGCCCCCTGGGGGACTCGCCAACACTGCAGAGCAGATGGCCCAGCTGCTCGCGCCGATGGTGTCGTGCCTGCTCTACCTGTGCTCCGAAACCGCTGAATACCGCACGCAGCCCCCTTCAAGACCCAGCGGAAAGAAAATGTACAGACCAGTGGACGGCCCCAAGGTCTGGAACGTCGGAGAACGTATGGGCGCAGCGCTCAGACAGGCCAGAGCGGCCGCCGACACCGGGCCAAGTACAGGCACGGCAGGCAGCACAGGCAGCCACGCCTCTCCCAGAGGCCACCTGCGCCGCGCCCACTGGCATACCTTCCTCCGCGGCCCCAGAAACGGCCAGCAGGAGAGGGTCCTGCGCTGGCTGCCGCCCATTCCCGTTCGCCTGGATCTGGACAGCGAACAGCCAGCAGTCATTCACCGGGTCAAGCCATAA
- a CDS encoding NAD(P)/FAD-dependent oxidoreductase, translating into MSYDVLVIGGGYAGLTAALYAARGMCLVAVVLGGPPRNARGQGVHGLISRDGASSADLLTQAREELCRYGVKFFDGQAETVWGTNGDFTAALGSGEEVKARKLILATGVQDQLPERPEGLRELWGKRVHHCAHCYGWEVRDGVLAAYLPGAAYGPEVLSNWFYYRRYGREVLICSDGPVQATDAERARLEEHGITLCQSALMHIEDTGEGARLHFADGSSADVAALYTGSGRTPNTELARQLGCELNEQTGNIKVDPGTNETSVPGVYAAGDVAGGNQVALALASGSRAGMFADFALHEEELPEWAREMQVK; encoded by the coding sequence ATGAGTTACGACGTTCTTGTTATCGGCGGCGGTTACGCTGGACTGACGGCGGCCCTGTACGCCGCACGCGGCATGTGCCTGGTCGCGGTGGTGCTGGGCGGCCCGCCCCGCAACGCCCGCGGCCAGGGCGTCCACGGCCTGATCTCCAGGGACGGCGCCAGCAGCGCAGACCTGCTAACCCAGGCCAGAGAAGAGCTGTGCCGCTACGGGGTCAAATTCTTTGACGGTCAGGCGGAAACCGTCTGGGGCACAAACGGTGACTTCACCGCTGCGCTCGGCAGTGGGGAAGAGGTCAAAGCCCGCAAGCTGATTCTGGCCACCGGCGTTCAGGACCAGTTGCCAGAGCGCCCCGAAGGCCTCAGAGAACTCTGGGGCAAGCGGGTGCATCACTGCGCGCATTGTTACGGCTGGGAGGTGCGGGACGGGGTGCTGGCGGCCTACCTGCCAGGTGCAGCCTACGGCCCTGAGGTGCTCAGCAATTGGTTCTACTACCGCCGCTACGGGAGGGAGGTCCTGATCTGCTCGGACGGTCCGGTGCAGGCCACCGACGCCGAGCGCGCACGCCTGGAGGAGCACGGCATCACCCTGTGCCAGAGTGCCCTGATGCACATCGAGGACACCGGAGAGGGAGCGCGGCTGCACTTCGCGGACGGCAGCAGCGCAGACGTGGCGGCGCTGTACACGGGCTCCGGGCGGACCCCGAACACCGAGCTGGCCCGGCAACTGGGCTGTGAGCTGAACGAGCAGACCGGGAACATCAAGGTGGACCCAGGCACCAACGAAACCAGCGTCCCTGGTGTGTACGCCGCGGGCGATGTGGCAGGCGGCAACCAGGTCGCGCTGGCCCTGGCCAGTGGCTCACGGGCGGGTATGTTCGCTGACTTTGCCCTGCATGAAGAAGAGCTGCCGGAATGGGCCAGGGAAATGCAGGTGAAATGA